A stretch of Aedes aegypti strain LVP_AGWG chromosome 2, AaegL5.0 Primary Assembly, whole genome shotgun sequence DNA encodes these proteins:
- the LOC110675359 gene encoding uncharacterized protein LOC110675359 isoform X1 yields MESSSPEAPQIQNQEKSVEEVTSVTAAETTDLEREQPEDETVEKKNTTSIKRCENLSVRALLKSIGECSYVKRSARMRSNNIQPVPGQLPTKYSFLNVSEKGPDPSQNQGNKPNSTNPMFLGAYPSFGTYNITLRSAPRCYQYKGDN; encoded by the exons ATGGAAAGCTCCAGCCCGGAAGCACCGCAAATACAGAATCAAGAAAAATCCGTCGAAGAAGTAACATCAGTAACCGCAGCGGAAACAACGGATCTGGAACGGGAGCAGCCGGAAGACG aaaccgtagagaaaaaaaatacgacGTCAATTAAGCGGTGCGAAAATCTCAGTGTCCGTGCTCTTTTGAAATCCATTGGTGAATG CAGTTATGTAAAACGCAGCGCTAGAATGAGAAGCAACAACATTCAACCAGTTCCCGGGCAGCTGCCGACAAAGTATTCATTCCTCAATGTTAGTGAAAAAGGACCAGACCCAAGCCAGAACCAAGGAAATAAGCCGAATTCAACGAATCCGATGTTTTTGGGAGCTTATCCATCGTTTGGGACCTACAACATCACATTGCGCAGTGCTCCAAGGTGTTATCAATATAAAGGTGACAATTAG
- the LOC110675359 gene encoding uncharacterized protein LOC110675359 isoform X2 — MESSSPEAPQIQNQEKSVEEVTSVTAAETTDLEREQPEDETVEKKNTTSIKRCENLSVRALLKSIGECYVKRSARMRSNNIQPVPGQLPTKYSFLNVSEKGPDPSQNQGNKPNSTNPMFLGAYPSFGTYNITLRSAPRCYQYKGDN; from the exons ATGGAAAGCTCCAGCCCGGAAGCACCGCAAATACAGAATCAAGAAAAATCCGTCGAAGAAGTAACATCAGTAACCGCAGCGGAAACAACGGATCTGGAACGGGAGCAGCCGGAAGACG aaaccgtagagaaaaaaaatacgacGTCAATTAAGCGGTGCGAAAATCTCAGTGTCCGTGCTCTTTTGAAATCCATTGGTGAATG TTATGTAAAACGCAGCGCTAGAATGAGAAGCAACAACATTCAACCAGTTCCCGGGCAGCTGCCGACAAAGTATTCATTCCTCAATGTTAGTGAAAAAGGACCAGACCCAAGCCAGAACCAAGGAAATAAGCCGAATTCAACGAATCCGATGTTTTTGGGAGCTTATCCATCGTTTGGGACCTACAACATCACATTGCGCAGTGCTCCAAGGTGTTATCAATATAAAGGTGACAATTAG